A genome region from Nocardiopsis exhalans includes the following:
- the sufB gene encoding Fe-S cluster assembly protein SufB encodes MTSVAHPELEGLGTYEYGWADSDAAGATARRGINEDVVRDISDKKSEPEWMTKLRLKSLKLFDKKPMPDWGADLSKIDFDNIKYFVRSTEKQATSWEDLPEDIKNTYDRLGIPEAEKQRLVSGVAAQYESEVVYHQIREDLEEQGVIFLDTDTALKEHPEIFEEYFGSVIPAGDNKFSALNTAVWSGGSFIYVPKNVHVEIPLQAYFRINTENMGQFERTLIIVDEGAYVHYVEGCTAPIYKSDSLHSAVVEIIVKKNARCRYTTIQNWSNNVFNLVTKRAIAEEGATMEWVDGNIGSQVTMKYPAVYLMGEHAKGETLSIAFAGEGQHQDTGAKMVHCAPNTSSKVVSKSVARGGGRSSYRGLIQVQEGAHSAKSSVECDALLIDTISRSDTYPYNDLREDDTELAHEATVSKVSEDQLFYLMSRGMGEEEAMAMVVRGFVEPIARELPMEYALELNRLIELQMEGSVG; translated from the coding sequence ATGACTTCTGTCGCGCACCCCGAGCTCGAAGGGCTCGGAACATACGAGTACGGCTGGGCCGACTCCGACGCCGCTGGGGCCACGGCCCGCCGCGGTATCAACGAAGACGTTGTTCGGGACATCTCGGACAAGAAGAGCGAGCCGGAGTGGATGACCAAGCTCCGCCTCAAGTCGCTGAAGCTCTTCGACAAGAAGCCCATGCCCGACTGGGGCGCGGACCTGTCCAAGATCGACTTCGACAACATCAAGTACTTCGTGCGGTCCACGGAGAAGCAGGCCACCTCCTGGGAGGACCTGCCCGAGGACATCAAGAACACCTACGACCGCCTGGGCATCCCCGAGGCGGAGAAGCAGCGCCTGGTCTCCGGCGTCGCCGCCCAGTACGAGTCCGAGGTCGTCTACCACCAGATCCGTGAGGACCTGGAGGAGCAGGGTGTCATCTTCCTGGACACCGACACGGCTCTCAAGGAGCACCCGGAGATCTTCGAGGAGTACTTCGGCTCCGTCATCCCGGCCGGTGACAACAAGTTCTCCGCGCTGAACACCGCCGTGTGGAGTGGTGGATCCTTCATCTACGTTCCCAAGAACGTGCACGTGGAGATCCCGCTCCAGGCCTACTTCCGGATCAACACCGAGAACATGGGCCAGTTCGAGCGGACGCTGATCATCGTCGACGAGGGCGCCTACGTCCACTACGTCGAAGGTTGCACCGCGCCGATCTACAAGTCGGACTCGCTGCACTCCGCGGTCGTCGAGATCATCGTCAAGAAGAACGCGCGCTGCCGTTACACGACCATCCAGAACTGGTCGAACAACGTCTTCAACCTGGTCACCAAGCGCGCCATCGCCGAAGAGGGCGCGACCATGGAGTGGGTCGACGGCAACATCGGCTCCCAGGTCACCATGAAGTACCCGGCCGTCTACCTGATGGGCGAGCACGCCAAGGGTGAGACCCTGTCCATCGCCTTCGCGGGCGAGGGCCAGCACCAGGACACCGGCGCCAAGATGGTGCACTGCGCGCCCAACACCTCTTCCAAGGTCGTCTCCAAGTCGGTGGCGCGCGGCGGCGGCCGCTCCTCCTACCGCGGCCTGATCCAGGTCCAGGAGGGCGCGCACAGCGCCAAGTCCTCGGTCGAGTGTGACGCGCTGCTGATCGACACGATCAGCCGCTCGGACACCTACCCCTACAACGACCTGCGCGAGGACGACACCGAGCTCGCGCACGAGGCCACCGTCTCCAAGGTCAGCGAGGACCAGCTCTTCTACCTGATGAGCCGGGGGATGGGCGAAGAAGAGGCCATGGCCATGGTCGTTCGAGGTTTTGTGGAGCCCATCGCACGGGAGCTCCCGATGGAGTACGCACTGGAGCTCAACCGTCTGATCGAGCTCCAGATGGAAGGATCGGTGGGATAA
- a CDS encoding metal-sulfur cluster assembly factor, protein MSDNETTTTDEKAESVESAETVDKAAAAPLTPEQEALAEEIGEALKDVIDPELGVNIVDLGLVYGVNHDATSITLDMTLTSAACPLTDVIEDQANSALDEFEREVKINWVWMPPWGPDKITDDGRDQLRMLGFNV, encoded by the coding sequence ATGAGTGACAACGAGACCACGACGACCGACGAGAAGGCCGAGAGCGTCGAGTCCGCCGAGACCGTCGACAAGGCCGCGGCCGCCCCGCTCACCCCTGAGCAGGAGGCGCTGGCCGAGGAGATCGGCGAGGCCCTCAAGGACGTGATCGACCCCGAGCTCGGCGTGAACATCGTCGACCTGGGTCTGGTCTACGGGGTGAACCACGACGCCACGTCGATCACCCTGGACATGACCCTGACCAGCGCGGCCTGCCCGCTGACCGACGTGATCGAGGACCAGGCCAACAGCGCCCTGGACGAGTTCGAGCGCGAGGTCAAGATCAACTGGGTCTGGATGCCGCCGTGGGGTCCGGACAAGATCACCGACGACGGTCGGGACCAGCTGCGCATGCTGGGCTTCAACGTCTGA
- the sufC gene encoding Fe-S cluster assembly ATPase SufC: MTKFEIRGLRADVLINEDERQEILKGVDLTINSGETHAIMGPNGSGKSTLAYAIAGHPRYEVTEGEVLLDGENVLEMEVDERARAGVFLAMQYPVEVPGVSMSNFLRSSVSAVRGEAPKLRQFSKELQGAMKNLSIDTSFAARGVNEGFSGGEKKRHEILQLELLKPKIAVLDETDSGLDVDALKVVSEGINRAQEANGLGVMLITHYTRILKYVQPDFVHVFSGGRIAESGGKELADVLEADGYERFVKAGA, from the coding sequence ATGACGAAGTTCGAAATCCGCGGTCTGCGCGCCGACGTCCTCATCAACGAGGACGAGCGGCAGGAGATCCTCAAGGGCGTTGACCTCACCATCAACTCCGGTGAGACCCACGCCATCATGGGCCCGAACGGCTCCGGCAAGTCCACCCTCGCCTACGCGATCGCCGGCCACCCGCGCTACGAGGTCACCGAGGGCGAGGTCCTCCTCGACGGCGAGAACGTCCTCGAGATGGAGGTGGACGAGCGGGCCCGCGCCGGCGTCTTCCTCGCCATGCAGTACCCGGTCGAGGTTCCGGGCGTGTCCATGTCCAACTTCCTGCGCAGCTCCGTCAGCGCGGTGCGCGGCGAGGCCCCCAAGCTCCGCCAGTTCTCCAAGGAGCTCCAGGGCGCGATGAAGAACCTGTCCATCGACACGTCCTTCGCCGCCCGCGGCGTCAACGAGGGCTTCTCCGGCGGTGAGAAGAAGCGCCACGAGATCCTCCAGCTGGAGCTGCTCAAGCCGAAGATCGCCGTTCTGGACGAGACCGACTCCGGTCTGGACGTCGACGCGCTCAAGGTCGTCTCCGAGGGCATCAACCGCGCCCAGGAGGCCAACGGCCTCGGCGTCATGCTGATCACGCACTACACCCGCATCCTCAAGTACGTGCAGCCCGACTTCGTGCACGTCTTCTCCGGCGGCCGCATCGCCGAGTCCGGCGGCAAGGAACTGGCCGACGTGCTGGAGGCCGACGGCTACGAGCGGTTCGTGAAGGCGGGCGCGTAA
- the sufD gene encoding Fe-S cluster assembly protein SufD yields MTTANTEPKAHSHGLGQIPVSKLDTHGSKDVDAFPVPNGREEEWRFTPLRRLKGLHDWKGTADGTDEVTVDAPEGVTVEQVGRGDERLGRAGLPVNRVIAQAYTSFEQATVVTVPQSLAADKAIRIDRKALGGTSFEQLVIDVKPLAEATVIISNTGTGVRAGSLDVHVGEGAKLTLVSLQEWDHDAVDVSQHNARIGKDASLKSIVITLGGDVVRLSPRVSYEERGGNAELYGLYFAGKGQHHEHRSLIDHNVSNTRSRVDYKGALSGSGARAVWIGDVIIGEGTTGTDSYENNRNLQLTDDTRVDSVPNLEIFTGEVAGAGHASASGRLDDIHLFYLRSRGIPEEEARRLIIRGYFLDIVNRIDDEELRDHVMEKVERKLATHE; encoded by the coding sequence TTGACGACCGCGAACACAGAGCCCAAGGCGCACAGTCACGGGCTGGGGCAGATCCCTGTCTCCAAGCTCGACACGCACGGCTCCAAGGACGTGGACGCCTTCCCCGTGCCCAACGGCCGTGAGGAGGAGTGGCGCTTCACCCCGCTGCGCCGCCTCAAGGGCCTGCACGACTGGAAGGGCACCGCCGACGGTACCGACGAGGTCACCGTGGACGCCCCCGAGGGCGTCACCGTCGAGCAGGTCGGCCGCGGCGACGAGCGTCTGGGCAGGGCGGGCCTTCCCGTCAACCGCGTGATCGCCCAGGCCTACACCTCCTTCGAGCAGGCCACCGTCGTCACCGTGCCGCAGTCGCTGGCCGCCGACAAGGCGATCCGGATCGACCGCAAGGCGCTCGGCGGCACCTCCTTCGAGCAGCTGGTCATCGACGTCAAGCCGCTGGCCGAGGCCACCGTGATCATCAGCAACACCGGTACCGGTGTGCGCGCGGGCAGCCTCGACGTCCACGTCGGTGAGGGCGCCAAGCTCACCCTGGTCAGCCTCCAGGAGTGGGACCACGACGCCGTCGACGTCAGCCAGCACAACGCGCGCATCGGCAAGGACGCCAGCCTGAAGTCGATCGTCATCACCCTGGGCGGTGACGTGGTCCGGCTCTCCCCGCGCGTGTCCTACGAGGAGCGCGGCGGCAACGCCGAGCTGTACGGCCTGTACTTCGCCGGCAAGGGCCAGCACCACGAGCACCGCTCGCTGATCGACCACAACGTGTCCAACACCCGCTCCCGGGTGGACTACAAGGGCGCGCTGAGCGGCTCCGGCGCCCGCGCGGTGTGGATCGGTGACGTGATCATCGGCGAGGGCACCACCGGTACGGACTCCTACGAGAACAACCGGAACCTCCAGCTCACCGACGACACCCGCGTGGACTCGGTGCCCAACCTGGAGATCTTCACCGGTGAGGTCGCCGGCGCCGGTCACGCCAGCGCCAGCGGTCGTCTCGACGACATCCACCTCTTCTACCTGCGCTCGCGCGGTATCCCGGAGGAGGAGGCCCGTCGCCTCATCATCCGTGGTTACTTCCTGGACATCGTCAACCGCATCGACGACGAGGAACTGCGCGACCACGTTATGGAGAAGGTCGAGCGGAAACTCGCCACGCATGAGTGA
- a CDS encoding inositol monophosphatase family protein: MTIDIDAVTEILREAADTAVLPRFQTLREDEVSEKSPGEIVTVADREAEAIIGLRLRDLLDVPVVGEEAASATPDLVRALRNEPAAWLVDPVDGTKNFTRGSTAFAVMAALVREGRAVASWILHPIEGTVYTAELGSGAWRDGTRLHREPAPEKTSELRGAVQRRFFSPAERDRVEAVAAEFAELGGGAGCAGVDYPRLAEGGLDFMLFSQPMPWDHAPGGLLLSEAGGLSLRPEGIPYRPDQDERLLLDAADQRTWDRARSLLLP; the protein is encoded by the coding sequence ATGACGATCGACATCGACGCGGTGACCGAGATTCTCCGCGAGGCCGCCGACACCGCGGTCCTCCCCCGATTCCAGACCCTGCGCGAGGACGAGGTCTCGGAGAAGTCGCCCGGGGAGATCGTCACCGTCGCCGACCGCGAGGCCGAGGCCATCATCGGTCTGCGGTTACGGGATCTCCTCGACGTGCCCGTGGTAGGCGAGGAGGCCGCCTCAGCCACCCCCGACCTGGTCAGAGCCCTGCGGAACGAACCCGCGGCCTGGCTGGTCGACCCCGTGGACGGCACCAAGAACTTCACCCGGGGCAGCACCGCGTTCGCGGTCATGGCGGCCCTGGTCCGCGAAGGTCGGGCCGTGGCCTCCTGGATCCTGCACCCGATCGAGGGCACCGTCTACACCGCCGAGCTGGGATCGGGCGCCTGGCGCGACGGGACCCGCCTGCACCGCGAACCCGCGCCCGAGAAGACGAGCGAGCTGCGGGGCGCGGTCCAGCGCCGCTTCTTCTCCCCCGCCGAGCGCGATCGGGTGGAGGCCGTGGCCGCCGAGTTCGCCGAACTGGGCGGGGGCGCCGGATGTGCGGGGGTGGACTACCCGCGGCTCGCGGAGGGCGGTCTGGACTTCATGCTGTTCTCCCAACCCATGCCCTGGGACCACGCCCCCGGCGGGCTGCTGCTGAGCGAGGCGGGCGGGCTCAGCCTCCGGCCCGAGGGCATCCCCTACCGGCCTGACCAGGACGAACGACTCCTGCTGGACGCCGCGGACCAGCGGACATGGGACAGAGCACGTTCACTGCTGCTGCCCTGA
- a CDS encoding inositol monophosphatase family protein has product MTIDFDAVTEILREAADTAVLPHFQTLREDEVSEKSPGEIVTVADREAEAIISPRLRDLLDVPVVGEEATAADPELVRALRNEPAAWLVDPVDGTKNFTRGEREFAVMAALVREGRTVASWILRPTEGTVYTAELGSGAWRDGTRLRREPAPAEPARMRGAVLSRFLSPRQREHVTAVTPEFAEVGAGAYCAGVDYPRLAEGELDFVLFNRTLPWDHAPGGLLLSEAGGAALRLEGDPYRPDDDRVGLLNAADETSWRTVRSLLLPS; this is encoded by the coding sequence ATGACGATCGATTTCGACGCGGTGACCGAGATCCTCCGCGAGGCCGCCGACACCGCGGTCCTCCCCCACTTCCAGACCCTGCGCGAGGACGAGGTCTCGGAGAAGTCACCCGGGGAGATCGTCACCGTCGCCGACCGCGAGGCCGAGGCCATCATCAGTCCGCGCCTGCGGGATCTGCTCGACGTCCCCGTGGTGGGTGAGGAGGCGACCGCCGCCGACCCCGAGCTGGTCCGGGCCCTGCGGAACGAACCCGCGGCCTGGCTGGTCGACCCCGTGGACGGCACCAAGAACTTCACCCGGGGCGAGCGGGAGTTCGCGGTCATGGCGGCCCTGGTCCGGGAAGGGCGGACCGTCGCCTCCTGGATCCTGCGCCCCACCGAGGGCACCGTCTACACCGCCGAACTGGGGTCGGGTGCCTGGCGCGACGGGACCCGCCTGCGCCGCGAACCCGCGCCCGCCGAACCGGCCCGGATGCGCGGAGCCGTGCTCTCCCGATTCCTGTCGCCCAGACAGCGCGAACACGTGACCGCGGTGACCCCGGAGTTCGCCGAGGTGGGCGCGGGCGCGTACTGCGCCGGGGTGGACTATCCCCGGCTGGCCGAGGGCGAGCTGGACTTCGTGCTGTTCAACCGCACGCTGCCCTGGGACCACGCCCCCGGCGGGCTGCTGCTGAGCGAGGCGGGCGGGGCCGCCCTCCGCCTGGAAGGCGACCCCTACCGGCCCGACGACGACCGGGTCGGCCTGCTCAACGCCGCCGACGAGACGTCGTGGCGGACGGTGCGCTCCCTCCTGTTGCCGTCCTGA
- a CDS encoding ABC transporter permease produces the protein MTEHTSGTARAAVTDAPTPALDASLFIPAPGAAPMWRMIAAQARMELRVMLRHGEQFLLTMVIPVLLLVGFSLVNVLDVGEGARVDALTPGVLALAIMSTSFTGLAIGTGFERRYGVLKRLGATPLSRFGLLAAKTLAVLGVQAIQVAVLCAVALLLGWSPSLEPAGVLAVLALVLLATAAFSSLALLMAGTLRAEATLAGANLVYVLMLGLGGVLFPTSSFPGPMEQAVSLLPITALSSGLRDVLAYGTLPGPGVFVVLAVWTVVCGFLASRLFRWE, from the coding sequence ATGACCGAGCACACCTCCGGGACGGCCCGCGCGGCCGTCACCGACGCCCCGACACCCGCCCTCGACGCGAGCCTGTTCATCCCGGCGCCCGGCGCCGCCCCGATGTGGCGCATGATCGCCGCCCAGGCCCGGATGGAACTGCGGGTCATGCTGCGCCACGGCGAGCAGTTCCTGCTCACCATGGTCATCCCCGTCCTGCTCCTGGTGGGATTCAGCCTCGTCAACGTCCTGGACGTGGGCGAGGGCGCACGCGTGGACGCGCTGACGCCCGGTGTCCTGGCCCTGGCGATCATGTCCACCTCCTTCACCGGCCTGGCCATCGGCACCGGGTTCGAGCGGCGTTACGGGGTGCTCAAGCGCCTGGGCGCGACCCCGCTGTCCCGGTTCGGGCTGCTCGCCGCCAAGACCCTCGCCGTGCTGGGGGTGCAGGCCATCCAGGTGGCGGTGCTGTGCGCGGTGGCGCTCCTCCTGGGCTGGTCGCCGTCGCTGGAACCGGCCGGTGTGCTCGCGGTGCTCGCTCTGGTTCTGCTGGCCACCGCGGCGTTCAGTTCGCTGGCGCTGCTGATGGCGGGCACCCTGCGCGCCGAGGCGACCCTGGCCGGGGCCAACCTGGTGTACGTGCTGATGCTCGGCCTGGGCGGGGTCCTGTTCCCCACCAGCAGTTTCCCGGGGCCGATGGAGCAGGCGGTGTCGCTCCTGCCGATCACCGCGCTCAGCTCGGGCCTGCGCGACGTGCTCGCCTACGGCACCCTGCCGGGCCCTGGCGTCTTCGTGGTACTGGCCGTGTGGACGGTGGTCTGCGGTTTCCTGGCCTCCCGCCTGTTCCGCTGGGAGTGA
- a CDS encoding helix-turn-helix transcriptional regulator, protein MDEREGVAVTDVSSAPRPLSGPDHGTRARVARLILEKGPITASSLGERLGLTPAAIRRHLDNLTSEGMVEARDARPTHGRRRRGRPARVFAITEAGRDAFVHAYDDLASNALRFLARTAGPEAVSEFAQSQVADLERRYKPLLDAVPQEQRVRLLAEALSNDGYAATAGQAPAPGGGDQLCQHHCPVAHVAAEFPQLCEAEIEAFARLLGTPVRRLATIAHGDGVCTTHVTPRGDGASGEDGTPASMKAIRQRAGGSVHQKDV, encoded by the coding sequence ATGGACGAACGGGAGGGGGTCGCCGTGACTGACGTGTCGAGCGCACCCCGACCCCTGAGCGGGCCCGACCACGGAACCCGTGCCCGCGTCGCCCGCCTCATCCTGGAGAAGGGCCCGATCACCGCGTCCTCCCTGGGAGAGCGGCTCGGACTCACCCCGGCGGCCATCCGCCGCCACCTCGACAACCTGACCAGCGAGGGCATGGTCGAAGCCCGCGACGCACGGCCCACGCACGGCCGCCGTCGCCGGGGTCGCCCCGCCCGCGTCTTCGCCATCACCGAAGCCGGGCGTGACGCCTTCGTCCACGCCTATGACGACCTCGCCTCCAACGCCCTGCGCTTCCTTGCGCGGACCGCTGGTCCCGAGGCCGTCAGCGAATTCGCGCAGAGTCAGGTAGCCGACCTGGAGCGGCGCTACAAGCCCCTGCTGGACGCCGTTCCCCAGGAACAGCGGGTCCGGTTGCTGGCCGAGGCGCTCTCCAACGACGGCTACGCCGCCACCGCGGGCCAGGCGCCCGCACCCGGAGGCGGCGACCAGCTGTGCCAACACCACTGCCCCGTCGCGCACGTGGCCGCCGAGTTCCCGCAACTCTGTGAGGCCGAGATCGAGGCCTTCGCGCGGCTTCTGGGCACCCCGGTGCGCAGGTTGGCCACCATCGCCCACGGCGACGGTGTGTGCACCACGCACGTCACCCCACGGGGGGACGGGGCGAGCGGGGAGGACGGCACCCCCGCGTCCATGAAGGCCATCCGCCAGCGGGCGGGCGGCTCAGTTCACCAAAAGGACGTCTGA
- a CDS encoding non-heme iron oxygenase ferredoxin subunit — MSEQGGWTKVAELDEIPEEGVLGIETDDETPIALVRTEGEVYALRDVCSHAEVRLSEGEVEDGTIECWLHGSCFDLSSGAPINPPATQPVPTYDVKIDGDDVLVSLDEKNS, encoded by the coding sequence ATGAGTGAGCAGGGCGGTTGGACCAAGGTCGCCGAGCTCGACGAGATCCCCGAGGAGGGGGTCCTGGGGATCGAGACCGACGACGAGACACCCATCGCGCTGGTGCGCACCGAGGGCGAGGTCTACGCGCTGCGGGACGTGTGCTCGCACGCGGAGGTCCGCCTCTCCGAGGGCGAGGTCGAGGACGGCACCATCGAGTGCTGGCTGCACGGCTCCTGCTTCGACCTGAGCTCGGGGGCGCCGATCAACCCGCCCGCCACCCAGCCGGTCCCCACCTACGACGTGAAGATCGACGGCGACGACGTGCTCGTGTCGCTGGATGAGAAGAATTCCTGA
- a CDS encoding ABC transporter ATP-binding protein — protein sequence MDTPAVEVVDLVKRYGATTAVTGLTFTARRGAVTALLGPNGAGKTSIIEICEGFRHADGGKVRVLGLDPVSDATELKPRVGVMPQSGGVPTGARTAEWLRLMASFHASPIDPDVLLDRLGLASAAQTPFRRLSGGQQQRLSLACAVIGRPELVFLDEPTAGLDPQARMAAWDLVSALREAGVAVILTTHYMEEAERLADHVVIIDRGSVVVEGTPAELTQGRREVRFNTDVPLDAEALEAALPAGSRVLATAAGGRHEYAVAADEPDALGPEFLATVTAWCASSGVLAEDLRVRRRTLEDVFLETTGRELRD from the coding sequence ATGGACACACCCGCCGTCGAGGTCGTCGACCTGGTCAAGCGCTACGGCGCCACCACGGCCGTCACCGGCCTCACGTTCACCGCGCGCCGCGGCGCGGTGACCGCCCTGCTCGGCCCCAACGGCGCGGGCAAGACCAGCATCATCGAGATCTGCGAGGGCTTCCGCCACGCGGACGGCGGAAAGGTGCGGGTCCTGGGGCTCGACCCGGTCTCCGACGCCACCGAGCTCAAGCCCCGTGTGGGCGTCATGCCGCAGTCCGGCGGTGTGCCGACGGGGGCCCGGACCGCCGAGTGGCTCCGGCTGATGGCGTCCTTCCACGCCAGCCCGATCGACCCCGACGTCCTCCTGGACCGCCTGGGCCTGGCCTCCGCCGCGCAGACCCCCTTCCGCCGCCTGTCCGGCGGCCAGCAGCAACGCCTGTCCCTGGCCTGCGCCGTGATCGGCCGCCCCGAACTGGTCTTCCTCGACGAGCCCACCGCCGGACTGGACCCGCAGGCGCGCATGGCCGCATGGGACCTGGTCTCGGCCCTGCGCGAGGCGGGCGTGGCGGTGATCCTGACCACGCACTACATGGAGGAGGCCGAGCGGCTCGCCGACCACGTGGTCATCATCGACCGCGGTTCCGTGGTGGTCGAGGGCACCCCCGCCGAACTCACCCAGGGCCGCCGCGAGGTCCGCTTCAACACCGACGTCCCGCTGGACGCCGAGGCCCTGGAAGCGGCTCTGCCGGCCGGGAGCCGCGTACTGGCCACCGCCGCGGGCGGGCGGCACGAGTACGCCGTCGCCGCCGACGAGCCCGACGCCCTGGGCCCGGAGTTCCTGGCCACCGTCACCGCCTGGTGCGCCTCCTCCGGTGTGCTGGCGGAGGACCTGCGCGTGCGGCGGCGTACCCTCGAAGACGTCTTCCTCGAAACCACAGGCCGGGAACTGCGCGACTGA
- a CDS encoding cysteine desulfurase: MTLRELGQPDTGLLNVAAIREDFPILSRTVRDERPLVYLDSGATSQKPRQVLDAEREFYERHNAAVHRGAHQLAEEATDAYESARETIARFIGADADEVVFTKNATEAVNLVAYAMSNAATADDKLRSFQVGPGDEIVVTEMEHHANLVPWQQLCQRTGATLRWFPVTEEGRLDLSGIEDLVNERTRLVAFAHQSNVLGTVNPVGAITARAREVGAMVLLDACQSVPHMPVDVRELDVDFLAFSGHKMLGPNGIGVLWGRRELLAAMPPFISGGSMIGVVHMSHSTWADPPQRFEAGVPMAPQAVGLAAACDYLSEVGMDRVAAHEHTLTEYALKHVGAIEGVRIVGPTEAVDRGGAVSFVVDDIHPHDLGQVLDDKGVEVRVGHHCAWPLHRKLGIVATTRASFYLYNTIEDVDTLVEAIRAAQRFFGTRA; encoded by the coding sequence ATGACCCTCCGCGAGCTCGGTCAGCCCGACACTGGCCTGCTCAATGTCGCGGCGATCCGGGAGGACTTCCCGATCCTCTCCCGGACCGTCCGCGACGAGCGTCCGTTGGTGTACCTCGACTCCGGGGCGACCTCGCAGAAACCGCGCCAGGTGCTGGACGCCGAGCGCGAGTTCTACGAACGCCACAACGCGGCGGTGCACCGTGGGGCGCACCAGCTCGCGGAGGAGGCCACCGACGCCTACGAGTCAGCCCGGGAGACCATCGCCCGGTTCATCGGCGCCGACGCCGACGAGGTGGTGTTCACCAAGAACGCCACCGAGGCGGTGAACCTGGTCGCGTACGCGATGAGCAACGCGGCCACGGCCGACGACAAGCTGCGTAGTTTCCAGGTCGGTCCCGGCGACGAGATCGTCGTGACCGAGATGGAGCACCACGCCAACCTCGTGCCCTGGCAGCAGCTGTGCCAGCGCACCGGCGCGACGCTGCGCTGGTTCCCGGTGACCGAAGAGGGCCGACTGGACCTTTCGGGCATCGAGGATCTGGTCAACGAGCGCACCAGGCTGGTGGCCTTCGCGCACCAGTCCAACGTGCTCGGCACCGTGAACCCGGTCGGCGCTATCACCGCCCGGGCCCGCGAGGTCGGCGCGATGGTGCTGCTGGACGCCTGCCAGTCGGTGCCGCACATGCCGGTGGACGTCCGCGAGCTGGACGTCGACTTCCTGGCCTTCTCCGGACACAAGATGCTCGGTCCCAACGGGATCGGCGTGCTCTGGGGGCGCCGGGAGCTGCTGGCCGCCATGCCGCCGTTCATCAGCGGTGGTTCGATGATCGGCGTGGTGCACATGAGCCACTCCACCTGGGCGGACCCGCCGCAGCGCTTCGAGGCCGGGGTGCCGATGGCCCCGCAGGCCGTCGGTCTGGCCGCGGCCTGTGACTACCTCTCCGAGGTGGGTATGGACCGGGTCGCCGCGCACGAGCACACGCTCACCGAGTACGCCCTCAAGCACGTGGGCGCGATCGAGGGCGTGCGGATCGTGGGCCCGACCGAGGCCGTGGACCGCGGTGGCGCGGTGTCGTTCGTGGTGGACGACATCCACCCGCACGACCTGGGACAGGTCCTGGACGACAAGGGCGTCGAGGTCCGGGTGGGTCACCACTGCGCCTGGCCGCTGCACCGTAAGCTCGGTATCGTCGCGACCACGCGCGCGTCCTTCTACCTCTACAACACGATTGAGGACGTGGACACGCTCGTGGAGGCCATCCGGGCCGCCCAGAGGTTCTTCGGAACCAGGGCCTAG
- the sufU gene encoding Fe-S cluster assembly sulfur transfer protein SufU: MQLDAMYQEIILDHYRNPHHKGLRDPHNAEAHHINPTCGDEVTLRVALTPAPGSELDEKAVVSDVSYEGMGCSISQASTSVLTDLLIGKSVAEGMQTLDAFTELMQSKGKGEPDEDVLEDAVAFVGVSKYPARIKCALLGWMAWKDAVSQSLEKEGA; encoded by the coding sequence ATGCAGTTGGACGCGATGTACCAGGAGATCATCCTGGACCACTATCGGAACCCGCACCACAAGGGGCTGCGGGATCCGCACAACGCCGAGGCGCACCACATCAACCCCACCTGTGGGGACGAGGTGACACTCCGGGTCGCGCTGACCCCCGCACCCGGTTCGGAGCTGGACGAGAAGGCCGTCGTCAGCGATGTCTCCTACGAGGGGATGGGCTGCTCGATCAGCCAGGCCAGCACCTCGGTGCTCACCGACCTCCTGATCGGGAAGTCGGTGGCCGAGGGTATGCAGACCCTGGACGCGTTCACCGAGTTGATGCAGTCCAAGGGCAAGGGCGAGCCGGACGAGGACGTGCTGGAGGACGCCGTGGCGTTCGTCGGCGTGTCCAAGTACCCGGCTCGGATCAAGTGCGCCCTTTTGGGGTGGATGGCCTGGAAGGACGCGGTGTCGCAGTCCTTGGAGAAGGAAGGCGCCTGA